In Candidatus Kryptobacter tengchongensis, the following are encoded in one genomic region:
- a CDS encoding Outer membrane receptor proteins, mostly Fe transport has protein sequence MLKKILLASFVLFLSVGVVFSGETGKIRGKVVDRETKEPLPGVNVVLVGTAFGAATDLKGEYVIVNVPVGTYDVKASFVGYRSVTIRGVRVLPDFTTEVNFELPSEAIQLEEVVVTAERRLIQKDATSTVTAVTAQEIQSIPVNSYQEVMTLAPGVVTANNGGLGGGDNGIHVRGGRTTEVSYVVDGIRVDDLLYGGSALDISRLGIASVSILSGTFNAEYGQAQSAVVNIVTQEGGPKFAGNFRVGTDQFGKLGWKDNDWGTFRGEISLSGPVIPGKDFATFFVSGDRSFTRTYLNRFTGPTYKTPGGRIIQHNYENLGFFDSRVRGNAKLTLKFFENLKLRLGYALTDRKNKGYDHYFKYQYLLKMQDPSLPEFQGTNYRTSTLYTAHLTHALSGNTYYEVKFSQFNTRYKFYIYEEELKGDFSRIFTPVRGNNLFDSTSNYEFGGPYRATLWLRDALKMGFPLYRDYVINGDTIRKGTKLTPDLISRLQQAGIDKVDVMAISMDDYVQHYFVLTNTFSASFASQIDRYNFVKFGFEYKQYDLSDWWINGVNNYWDHLDTLQPEETRHYETAYYKFRPVQAAAYIQDKIEISDLIINVGIRFDYLNPKAPDVYKVIDLRATDPNADITKVGNVKPKWHISPRIGFSHPISDRAKIHFAYGQFYQYPDMFFLYRRFNQNNPNYPYPNLAQGYEPRIGNPNLKPETTHAYEVGADVILSEDIVMSITAFYKDTYDYISTKRYFRDPYTYTQIVNLDYANSRGIEFALRKRLSNHYAFQINYTYSRAEGNADNWATHFWEAYTASVTGYIPPKRTTTLAWDQPHTLSFIFNVIYDTWGLNFIGNFGSGLPYTPTDARGTYLTGEINSGRQPWTGNIDVRAYKTFKLGFLNATLWADITNLLNKRNVLNVFDDSGRPDYSTNPAVSPENRHRPHWFSAPRHVEIGIELNF, from the coding sequence ATGCTTAAAAAGATACTCCTTGCTTCCTTTGTTTTATTCTTATCGGTTGGGGTTGTGTTCTCAGGTGAGACGGGTAAAATTCGTGGTAAGGTAGTTGACAGAGAAACAAAGGAGCCGTTGCCCGGTGTAAATGTTGTTTTGGTTGGGACGGCATTCGGTGCTGCTACCGATTTGAAGGGCGAGTATGTAATTGTGAATGTTCCAGTTGGGACATATGATGTTAAAGCTTCGTTTGTTGGTTACAGATCCGTAACAATACGGGGTGTTAGGGTTTTACCTGATTTCACAACCGAGGTTAATTTTGAGTTGCCAAGCGAAGCAATTCAACTTGAGGAAGTTGTTGTAACCGCAGAAAGAAGGTTAATTCAAAAGGATGCAACCTCAACTGTTACAGCTGTAACAGCTCAAGAAATTCAATCAATCCCCGTTAATTCATATCAAGAGGTTATGACCCTTGCCCCTGGCGTTGTCACCGCAAATAATGGAGGACTTGGTGGTGGAGACAATGGAATACATGTCAGAGGTGGGCGAACAACCGAGGTAAGCTATGTCGTTGACGGTATAAGGGTTGATGATTTGCTTTATGGGGGTTCAGCCCTTGATATATCCCGACTCGGGATTGCTTCTGTTTCAATTTTATCTGGGACATTTAATGCCGAGTATGGGCAGGCACAATCAGCGGTTGTTAATATCGTGACACAGGAAGGAGGACCTAAATTTGCTGGTAATTTCAGAGTCGGCACAGACCAATTTGGCAAACTTGGATGGAAAGATAATGATTGGGGAACATTCAGAGGTGAGATTTCACTTAGCGGTCCGGTCATCCCAGGTAAGGATTTCGCTACATTTTTCGTCAGCGGTGATAGGTCTTTCACAAGAACTTATTTAAACAGATTTACAGGTCCGACATATAAAACCCCGGGTGGCAGAATAATTCAACACAACTATGAAAATCTTGGCTTCTTTGACAGTAGGGTTAGGGGTAATGCTAAACTCACATTGAAATTCTTTGAAAACTTGAAACTTCGCCTCGGTTATGCATTAACTGATAGAAAGAATAAAGGTTACGACCATTATTTTAAGTATCAGTACCTGTTGAAAATGCAGGATCCAAGCCTTCCTGAATTTCAAGGGACTAATTATAGAACCAGTACACTTTACACGGCTCATTTAACCCATGCCTTGAGTGGAAACACTTATTATGAGGTTAAGTTTTCGCAATTTAATACAAGATATAAATTTTACATCTATGAGGAGGAACTTAAAGGTGATTTCTCAAGGATATTTACGCCTGTTAGAGGTAATAACTTATTTGATTCTACTTCAAACTATGAGTTTGGTGGTCCTTACAGGGCGACTTTATGGTTGAGAGACGCATTGAAGATGGGGTTTCCGCTTTATAGAGATTATGTGATCAATGGTGATACAATCAGAAAGGGAACTAAGTTAACACCTGATTTGATCTCAAGATTACAACAGGCGGGAATTGACAAAGTTGATGTGATGGCTATCTCAATGGATGATTATGTTCAACATTATTTCGTTTTGACGAATACATTTTCAGCAAGCTTTGCAAGCCAAATTGATAGATATAATTTTGTTAAATTCGGTTTTGAATATAAACAGTATGATTTAAGTGATTGGTGGATAAATGGTGTTAACAATTATTGGGATCATCTTGATACATTGCAACCCGAAGAAACGCGTCATTATGAGACTGCTTATTATAAATTCAGACCGGTTCAGGCTGCTGCTTACATTCAGGACAAAATTGAAATTTCAGACCTTATCATAAATGTTGGTATTCGCTTTGATTACTTAAATCCGAAGGCACCAGATGTTTATAAAGTTATTGACCTTAGGGCAACTGATCCTAATGCTGATATTACAAAGGTTGGGAATGTTAAGCCTAAATGGCATATAAGCCCAAGAATTGGTTTTTCACACCCGATTTCAGATAGAGCAAAAATTCATTTCGCTTATGGACAATTTTACCAGTATCCTGATATGTTTTTCCTTTATAGGAGGTTTAACCAGAATAATCCAAATTACCCATATCCCAATCTTGCTCAAGGTTATGAGCCAAGGATTGGAAATCCAAACTTAAAGCCTGAGACAACGCATGCTTATGAGGTTGGGGCAGATGTAATTTTAAGTGAAGATATCGTTATGAGTATAACCGCGTTTTACAAAGACACATATGATTATATCTCAACGAAGAGATATTTCAGAGATCCGTACACTTACACACAAATTGTAAATCTTGATTATGCTAATTCAAGAGGGATTGAGTTTGCATTGAGAAAGAGATTAAGCAATCATTATGCGTTTCAGATAAATTATACTTATTCAAGAGCCGAAGGCAATGCGGATAACTGGGCAACACACTTTTGGGAGGCATATACTGCATCTGTGACAGGTTATATTCCGCCGAAAAGAACCACAACGCTTGCGTGGGATCAGCCGCATACACTCTCCTTTATCTTTAATGTTATTTACGATACGTGGGGGTTGAACTTTATTGGTAATTTCGGCAGTGGTCTTCCATATACTCCGACGGATGCTCGTGGCACTTATCTTACAGGTGAAATAAACAGTGGAAGGCAACCTTGGACGGGCAATATTGATGTCAGAGCTTATAAGACATTTAAACTTGGATTTTTAAATGCTACGCTTTGGGCAGATATTACAAATCTTTTGAATAAGAGGAATGTTTTGAATGTTTTTGATGATTCTGGAAGACCTGATTATAGCACAAATCCTGCTGTTTCGCCTGAAAACAGACACAGACCACATTGGTTTAGCGCACCAAGACATGTTGAGATCGGGATAGAATTGAACTTCTAA
- a CDS encoding hypoxanthine phosphoribosyltransferase, whose protein sequence is MSDEIVYINGERFKILITEEEIKRKVKELGEQISKDYEGSIPIFIGVLNGSVIFFADLIREVKIDCEIDFLKLSSYGDEKISSGHVKLLKDLDCQVTGRDIIVVEDVIDSGLSIKFIKNLIMLKNPKSLRIVTLLYKKNRVQIDFKIDYIGFEIGDEFVIGYGLDYAQKGRNLKAIYVIDSQK, encoded by the coding sequence ATGAGCGACGAAATAGTTTATATCAACGGAGAAAGATTTAAAATTCTAATAACAGAGGAAGAGATAAAAAGAAAGGTAAAAGAACTTGGCGAACAAATAAGCAAAGATTATGAAGGAAGCATTCCGATCTTCATAGGCGTTTTAAATGGCTCAGTTATATTTTTCGCTGATTTAATTCGTGAGGTTAAAATTGACTGTGAAATTGACTTTCTTAAACTTTCAAGCTATGGGGATGAGAAAATTTCTTCTGGTCATGTAAAACTTCTCAAAGACCTTGACTGTCAGGTAACAGGAAGGGACATAATCGTGGTTGAGGATGTGATAGATTCAGGACTTTCAATAAAATTTATCAAAAACTTAATCATGCTCAAAAACCCGAAATCTTTAAGGATAGTTACTTTGTTATATAAGAAGAACAGAGTTCAAATTGACTTTAAAATTGATTATATTGGATTTGAGATAGGTGATGAGTTCGTAATTGGCTATGGTCTTGATTATGCCCAGAAAGGAAGAAATCTAAAAGCAATCTATGTTATTGATTCGCAAAAATAA
- a CDS encoding Dolichol kinase, with translation MKQLQEYLQILNQKINGKFEAPDYSEILIDFNKNIDRNYKAEYIRKAIHQFSMLIPVIYYFTPRDLAIKILILLTLGFLSVDVIRYYNPTAQKLFYKFFGFILRQHERDHKMKNLNGATWVFISALVCVIIFPKFIVINAFAILILSDASAAVFGRKFGKHKFFKKSLEGTIAFIIAAIPVVLLAPKVQNLPGEYIITMISAIVGGIIEAASIDLKVDDNLSIPVSIGATMWLLYSIFYPNLDLYFLK, from the coding sequence ATGAAACAACTCCAAGAGTATCTTCAAATCCTGAACCAAAAAATTAACGGAAAATTTGAAGCCCCCGACTATTCAGAAATACTCATTGACTTTAATAAAAACATAGACCGAAATTATAAAGCTGAGTACATTCGCAAGGCGATACATCAATTTTCAATGCTCATCCCCGTAATTTACTACTTCACACCACGAGATCTCGCAATAAAAATTTTAATCCTTTTAACTCTTGGCTTTCTCAGTGTTGATGTAATAAGATATTATAACCCAACCGCTCAAAAACTCTTTTACAAATTTTTCGGTTTTATCCTTCGCCAGCATGAAAGAGATCACAAGATGAAAAATCTCAATGGAGCAACATGGGTTTTCATCTCAGCGCTCGTTTGCGTTATTATATTTCCAAAGTTTATAGTCATAAATGCTTTCGCAATTCTCATACTCTCCGACGCAAGTGCAGCTGTGTTCGGTAGAAAATTTGGAAAACATAAATTTTTCAAAAAATCACTTGAAGGAACAATCGCATTCATCATAGCTGCAATTCCAGTTGTCCTGCTTGCACCGAAAGTCCAAAATCTACCAGGGGAATATATCATAACAATGATTTCAGCAATCGTTGGTGGGATCATAGAAGCAGCGTCAATTGACCTCAAAGTTGATGACAATCTCTCAATCCCTGTAAGCATAGGTGCAACGATGTGGCTTCTTTATTCAATCTTTTACCCAAACCTTGACCTTTACTTTTTAAAATAA
- a CDS encoding cell division protease FtsH, translating to MFREFLNSNDNKFRKSDRKMRKPQIDNGNNDDFNWGKVARVILSWLIIISAVFALMVWFRGNQKLEYEITFDQYQQFLKAGKIKEAIVKKTDVNNFDFHGVLKEPEEMITVDGKKVRGDKFVVFLPNASDSRVIDEWTRRGVKFNFVKESDQWLNALLSIIPWVLLIFIWFLIMRRMQGTTTKNIFTFGKSRARIVTNNIPKVTFNDVAGVDEAKEELKEIIEFLKDPRKFQRLGGKIPKGVLLLGPPGTGKTLLAKAVAGEAGVPFLSISGAEFVEMFVGVGASRVRDLFEQAKKLAPCIVFIDEIDAVGRHRGAGLGGGHDEREQTLNQLLVEMDGFEENSGIIVIAATNRPDILDPALLRPGRFDRQIVVDRPDVKGRLEILKVHTRRLPLAPDVNLEIIAKSTPGFSGADLANLVNEAALLAARKNHDLVTMQDFEEAKDKVMMGIQRKNVAISEREKRITAYHESGHVLVAKMLPEADPVHKVTIIPRGRALGVTTYLPIDERHTYSKEYLEAMITYALGGRAAEKIIFNSLTTGAADDLEKATTIARKMVCEWGMSERLGPLTYGTKEEEIFLGKEITRHQNYSEQTAILIDEEVKNIVTNCMERAEKILMENIDALHRLANALLERETLTGDEIDKIIKGEELPPIQKKANGQDETTPRVSSNPEPKN from the coding sequence ATGTTTAGAGAATTTTTAAATTCAAATGATAATAAATTCAGAAAAAGCGATAGAAAGATGAGAAAACCTCAAATTGATAACGGCAATAATGACGACTTCAACTGGGGAAAAGTTGCAAGGGTAATCCTGAGCTGGCTGATAATTATCTCTGCTGTCTTCGCACTTATGGTCTGGTTCAGAGGGAATCAAAAACTTGAATATGAGATTACATTTGATCAATATCAGCAATTTTTAAAAGCTGGGAAAATTAAAGAGGCAATCGTCAAGAAAACTGATGTAAACAATTTTGATTTTCACGGCGTTCTTAAAGAACCCGAAGAGATGATAACTGTTGACGGGAAAAAAGTCAGAGGAGATAAATTTGTTGTATTTTTACCGAACGCATCGGATTCAAGGGTTATAGATGAATGGACGCGCAGGGGAGTTAAATTTAACTTCGTTAAGGAAAGCGACCAGTGGTTAAATGCTCTTTTAAGCATAATTCCATGGGTCTTGCTTATCTTCATCTGGTTCTTGATAATGAGGCGGATGCAAGGGACGACGACGAAAAACATTTTTACATTCGGAAAAAGTAGAGCGAGAATTGTAACCAATAATATCCCAAAAGTTACATTTAACGATGTTGCCGGTGTTGACGAAGCGAAAGAAGAACTCAAAGAAATAATAGAATTCCTAAAGGACCCGAGAAAGTTTCAACGGCTTGGGGGTAAAATCCCCAAAGGTGTTTTACTCCTTGGACCCCCAGGGACGGGAAAAACGCTTCTTGCGAAGGCGGTTGCAGGCGAAGCAGGCGTGCCATTTCTTTCAATAAGCGGTGCGGAATTCGTTGAAATGTTCGTCGGTGTTGGGGCAAGCAGAGTAAGAGACCTTTTTGAACAGGCTAAAAAACTTGCCCCATGTATCGTCTTTATAGATGAGATTGATGCAGTTGGAAGACATAGAGGAGCAGGACTTGGCGGAGGTCATGACGAAAGAGAACAAACCTTGAATCAACTTCTCGTTGAAATGGATGGATTTGAAGAAAATAGCGGCATAATCGTAATAGCCGCAACAAATAGACCTGATATACTTGACCCCGCACTCTTAAGACCGGGAAGATTTGATAGGCAAATTGTCGTTGATAGACCTGATGTAAAAGGACGACTTGAAATTCTCAAAGTCCATACACGCAGATTACCACTTGCTCCAGATGTAAATCTTGAAATTATAGCAAAATCAACACCTGGATTTTCAGGGGCTGACCTTGCAAACCTTGTGAATGAAGCTGCACTTCTTGCAGCAAGGAAAAACCATGACCTTGTGACAATGCAAGACTTTGAAGAAGCTAAAGATAAAGTCATGATGGGGATACAGAGAAAAAATGTTGCTATTTCAGAGAGAGAAAAAAGGATAACTGCATACCACGAATCTGGACATGTATTAGTTGCAAAGATGTTGCCAGAAGCTGACCCAGTTCATAAAGTTACCATAATCCCACGAGGCAGAGCACTTGGAGTTACAACTTATCTTCCGATTGATGAAAGACATACATATTCAAAAGAATACCTTGAGGCTATGATAACATATGCTCTTGGCGGAAGAGCAGCGGAAAAGATAATCTTTAATTCACTTACAACTGGCGCAGCTGATGACCTTGAAAAAGCAACAACGATTGCAAGAAAAATGGTATGCGAATGGGGAATGAGCGAGCGACTTGGACCCCTAACATATGGGACAAAAGAAGAAGAAATCTTCCTCGGGAAAGAAATAACAAGACATCAAAATTACAGTGAACAAACGGCGATTTTAATTGACGAAGAAGTGAAAAACATCGTCACAAATTGTATGGAAAGAGCTGAAAAAATTTTAATGGAAAACATAGATGCACTCCATCGCCTTGCAAATGCACTCCTTGAAAGAGAAACGCTGACAGGTGATGAAATAGACAAAATCATAAAGGGTGAAGAACTTCCACCCATCCAAAAGAAAGCCAACGGTCAAGATGAAACAACTCCAAGAGTATCTTCAAATCCTGAACCAAAAAATTAA
- a CDS encoding Putative adhesin — protein MKPKFLIFIITGFIFAGGLLLCSNIKTREITPQNSLQTADELKFSKSFKANPGYKLYIESDVSDVIIQSHSSNEINLNFYVRGSQERLKELNISFEEGENSLTIKIKRKKKIPWFDFSELFLFGRKWVEMAQLVVNAPDSLSDLTVKSTGGDIKIENFKSNNFDLSSAGGDIHAKDLRGRTYASSAGGDIRLRNCAGSGEIKTAGGDIIVSEYQGELEAKSSGGDITINKLTGSVSASSSGGDINVEFILASGITRLSSSGGDVKIYAPSNLNAYIDFKTSGGDIKVDFPIKIETKSHSELKGWIGKSNSGTTIKASTSGGDIELISKDLEI, from the coding sequence ATGAAACCCAAATTTTTAATTTTTATAATTACAGGTTTCATATTTGCTGGCGGTCTGCTTCTATGCTCAAACATAAAGACAAGAGAAATCACACCTCAAAATAGCTTGCAAACAGCTGACGAATTAAAATTTTCAAAATCCTTCAAGGCAAACCCCGGATATAAGCTTTACATTGAATCAGATGTTTCAGATGTCATAATTCAATCGCATAGTTCAAATGAAATCAACCTCAACTTTTATGTAAGGGGTTCACAAGAAAGATTAAAAGAACTCAACATCTCATTTGAGGAAGGAGAAAACAGCTTAACTATTAAGATAAAACGGAAGAAAAAAATTCCTTGGTTTGATTTTTCCGAGTTGTTTCTTTTTGGTAGAAAATGGGTTGAAATGGCTCAGCTTGTGGTAAATGCACCCGATAGTTTATCCGATCTCACTGTGAAAAGCACAGGCGGAGATATCAAGATTGAAAACTTTAAGTCAAATAACTTTGATCTTTCATCTGCAGGTGGCGACATCCATGCAAAGGATTTGAGGGGAAGGACTTATGCTTCATCGGCAGGCGGGGATATACGCCTTAGAAATTGTGCAGGCTCCGGGGAAATAAAAACAGCTGGAGGGGATATAATCGTTAGTGAATACCAGGGAGAACTTGAAGCAAAATCCTCAGGTGGTGATATAACAATAAACAAACTAACTGGTTCTGTTTCAGCTTCTTCATCTGGTGGTGATATAAATGTTGAATTTATCTTGGCTTCGGGAATAACAAGATTGTCCTCCTCCGGCGGAGATGTAAAAATTTATGCGCCTTCAAATTTAAACGCCTACATTGATTTTAAAACATCCGGCGGAGATATAAAAGTTGACTTCCCTATAAAAATTGAAACAAAGTCACACTCTGAACTCAAAGGCTGGATAGGAAAATCAAATTCTGGCACAACGATTAAAGCTTCTACATCAGGTGGGGATATAGAATTGATTTCAAAAGATTTGGAAATTTAA
- a CDS encoding tRNA(Ile)-lysidine synthase, whose translation MVKDFINRFKEFIQKNKLISPEDKIIVAVSGGVDSVVLLDVLNELKSQLKLELIVAHFNHKLRGAESDEDENFVKKFASELGIECYVRSEDTKEYCKSKKISTQEGARELRYNFFETLRLIKGFDKIATAHNANDNAETVLLNLFRGSGINGLAGIQMKRGNIIRPLLFATRDEIEEYAYEKGLTYRVDSSNFKTTYRRNYIRLNLLPLISENINPGIIETLNRTAQIFSELSEFIRHEALKIIKFVAVEENPGKILIDIQRLKNYLFFIQESVIISTIETFFNERIDFARVLSVLNLIDSTPGSSMMISKDLFVYRDRQYLVFIRKPELFETEVFAYVHPGEKYETDFFVFSSEFVKKEDVQFNRNPQVEYIDAELIADELILRNWQPGDWFIPLGMKGRKKLSDFLIDLKIPVYEKRKILVLESEGKIVWVCGFRLDDRFKITDSTQKILKIEFHPKPIAQNQ comes from the coding sequence ATGGTGAAGGACTTTATAAATCGCTTCAAGGAATTCATACAAAAAAATAAGCTCATCTCACCCGAGGATAAAATCATAGTTGCTGTAAGCGGTGGCGTTGATTCAGTGGTTTTACTTGATGTGTTAAATGAGTTAAAAAGTCAACTTAAGCTTGAACTTATCGTCGCCCACTTTAACCATAAATTAAGAGGAGCCGAATCAGATGAAGATGAAAATTTCGTTAAAAAGTTTGCTTCAGAACTTGGAATTGAATGCTATGTCAGAAGCGAAGATACAAAAGAATACTGCAAGAGCAAAAAAATTTCAACTCAGGAAGGGGCAAGAGAATTAAGATATAATTTTTTTGAAACGCTTAGATTGATCAAGGGATTTGATAAAATTGCAACCGCACATAACGCAAATGATAACGCTGAAACGGTTCTTTTAAACCTTTTCCGTGGTTCAGGAATAAATGGACTTGCTGGGATACAAATGAAAAGAGGGAACATAATAAGACCTCTTCTATTTGCAACAAGAGATGAAATAGAAGAATACGCATACGAAAAGGGATTAACATATAGAGTTGATTCGTCAAATTTCAAAACAACATACAGACGCAACTATATACGCCTCAATCTCTTACCACTTATAAGTGAGAACATAAACCCAGGAATAATTGAAACACTTAACCGAACTGCCCAGATCTTCTCTGAACTCAGTGAATTTATACGCCATGAAGCATTGAAAATTATAAAATTTGTCGCGGTTGAAGAAAATCCAGGTAAAATTTTAATTGACATCCAGCGATTGAAAAACTATCTTTTCTTTATACAGGAAAGCGTTATAATATCAACAATTGAAACATTCTTTAACGAGAGAATTGACTTCGCAAGGGTTCTATCTGTGCTTAATTTAATTGATTCAACCCCCGGGAGCTCAATGATGATTTCAAAAGATCTTTTCGTTTATAGAGATAGGCAATATCTTGTCTTTATACGAAAGCCAGAATTATTTGAAACAGAAGTATTCGCATATGTTCACCCTGGTGAAAAATACGAAACTGATTTTTTTGTTTTCTCGTCTGAATTTGTCAAAAAAGAAGATGTTCAATTCAACCGTAATCCCCAAGTGGAATATATTGACGCCGAGCTTATAGCAGATGAACTCATTTTGAGAAACTGGCAACCTGGCGACTGGTTTATCCCACTTGGAATGAAAGGGAGAAAAAAATTAAGCGACTTTCTGATTGACCTTAAAATACCTGTCTATGAGAAAAGAAAAATCCTCGTCCTTGAATCAGAAGGTAAAATTGTATGGGTTTGCGGTTTCAGGCTTGATGATAGGTTTAAAATAACCGACTCAACTCAGAAAATACTTAAAATTGAATTTCATCCAAAACCAATCGCACAAAACCAATGA